A single Pseudodesulfovibrio aespoeensis Aspo-2 DNA region contains:
- a CDS encoding class I adenylate-forming enzyme family protein, with amino-acid sequence MTNNAAARMLGHTSDRFPEKTALVFRDRVTPYADLNRNARAFATLLQARGIKPSDRVALLLPDSPAFVTAFFGALLLGAVPVPIGMALRDEDKTFILNDSGAKLLVTDDATARTRDTDEIQCDLDISLDHALSEPSHTPYEPSPDDLACLLYTSGSTGRPKGVPHSHADLLVPAATLGPAVFGDVSSDILLSASKLSFSYGLMAQLCLGLAGGATIILHPEPPDAALLPQLILRRRPTVFFAVPAVYDMLLRTLDTHTDLSFMRICISSGEALPPPLHEAWAQRTGLAITELLGSTETLTSFMATQPGRDTPGTLGRPVEGFAIRTVDTAGNKTGDETGKGTHGALQVRGPGIARAYWNRPEQSTATMLADGWLETGDLCIRKNGELVLVGRTDDLFRSGGQWVAPLQVEECLMRHPAIQACAVAPCHVRGMAYPCAFVVLSGSQQPPSSGELIRFAKKRLPRHMCPVQIVFTNALPRTATGKIQRHKLKV; translated from the coding sequence ATGACGAACAACGCCGCCGCGAGAATGCTCGGGCACACCAGTGACCGGTTTCCAGAAAAAACAGCACTTGTTTTCCGCGACAGGGTGACACCATATGCCGACCTCAACCGGAATGCCCGTGCCTTTGCAACCCTGCTGCAGGCGCGAGGCATCAAGCCGTCGGACAGGGTCGCACTCCTCCTGCCCGACAGCCCTGCTTTCGTCACGGCATTCTTCGGCGCGTTGCTGCTGGGAGCGGTCCCGGTCCCCATCGGCATGGCTCTCCGGGACGAGGACAAAACATTCATTCTGAACGATTCCGGTGCAAAGCTCCTGGTCACGGACGATGCCACTGCACGGACTCGCGACACAGATGAAATCCAGTGCGACCTGGACATCTCCCTTGATCACGCCCTGTCTGAGCCCTCGCACACTCCCTATGAACCAAGCCCTGATGACCTTGCCTGCCTGCTCTACACTTCGGGCTCCACGGGCCGTCCCAAAGGAGTGCCGCATAGCCACGCCGACCTATTGGTCCCAGCCGCGACGCTGGGGCCTGCGGTCTTCGGCGATGTCTCGAGCGACATCCTGCTGAGCGCGAGCAAACTCTCTTTCTCCTACGGCCTCATGGCCCAGCTCTGCCTGGGGTTGGCGGGCGGCGCAACCATCATCCTGCACCCGGAGCCACCTGATGCGGCGCTGCTGCCGCAGCTCATCCTGAGACGCAGGCCAACCGTTTTTTTCGCAGTGCCCGCAGTGTACGACATGCTCCTGCGCACACTGGACACACACACCGACCTTTCTTTCATGCGCATCTGCATTTCCTCCGGCGAGGCTCTGCCGCCCCCGCTGCATGAAGCCTGGGCGCAAAGAACCGGCCTTGCCATCACCGAGCTCCTCGGCTCCACAGAGACCCTGACCTCGTTCATGGCAACGCAACCTGGACGAGACACCCCCGGCACCCTTGGCCGTCCGGTAGAGGGCTTTGCGATCAGGACAGTGGACACTGCCGGCAACAAGACTGGCGACGAGACTGGCAAAGGAACACACGGCGCACTGCAAGTGCGAGGTCCGGGGATAGCCCGGGCATACTGGAACCGGCCCGAACAAAGCACAGCAACCATGCTCGCCGACGGCTGGCTTGAAACGGGCGACCTTTGCATCAGAAAGAACGGAGAGCTTGTCCTTGTCGGGCGAACAGACGATCTCTTTCGCTCAGGCGGGCAATGGGTGGCGCCTCTGCAAGTGGAAGAGTGCCTTATGCGGCACCCCGCAATACAGGCGTGCGCCGTGGCCCCGTGCCACGTCAGGGGTATGGCCTATCCGTGCGCATTTGTGGTACTGTCCGGCAGTCAACAGCCTCCGTCGTCCGGCGAGTTGATCCGATTCGCGAAGAAGCGGCTGCCTCGACACATGTGCCCGGTGCAGATCGTGTTCACGAACGCCCTGCCGAGGACGGCGACAGGCAAGATTCAACGGCACAAGCTGAAAGTATAG
- a CDS encoding ABC transporter ATP-binding protein: MEDVNFDVPQGHFLSIVGPSGCGKTSLLRCMAGLDQPSSGSIRFNNTQITSPSQGVTMVFQDYGNSLFPWKTVLGNVLFGMNRSTATKQQKIATAMGHLASVGLASHSRHHPWELSGGMQQRLAIARALASGAECLLMDEPFASLDAQTRADLEDLLLRIWADGERTVVFVTHDVDEAIYLSDSILVLGGSPTTVQRTVENTLARPRHQLETRANPLFSDLRTTIHGLLVSGTSQCA, encoded by the coding sequence ATGGAGGACGTCAACTTTGATGTCCCTCAGGGACATTTCCTTTCCATTGTCGGACCATCGGGATGCGGAAAGACATCCCTGCTTCGCTGCATGGCCGGATTGGATCAGCCATCCTCTGGTTCCATTCGTTTCAACAACACGCAAATCACCAGCCCGAGCCAGGGAGTGACCATGGTCTTCCAGGACTATGGCAACTCGCTCTTTCCCTGGAAAACCGTGCTGGGCAACGTGCTCTTCGGCATGAACAGGAGCACGGCAACAAAACAGCAAAAAATCGCCACCGCCATGGGCCATCTCGCATCGGTCGGCCTCGCCAGCCACAGCAGGCACCACCCGTGGGAGCTCTCAGGCGGCATGCAGCAGCGACTGGCCATAGCGCGCGCTCTGGCCTCCGGTGCCGAATGTCTGCTCATGGATGAGCCCTTTGCATCCCTCGACGCCCAGACCCGGGCCGACCTGGAAGACCTGCTGCTGCGAATATGGGCAGATGGAGAGCGAACCGTTGTCTTCGTCACCCATGACGTGGATGAGGCCATCTACCTGTCAGACAGCATCCTGGTCCTCGGCGGGAGTCCGACCACGGTCCAACGCACTGTCGAAAACACGCTGGCGCGCCCCAGGCACCAGCTGGAGACACGGGCCAACCCGCTCTTTTCCGATCTTCGCACAACCATTCACGGCCTCCTTGTGAGCGGGACCAGCCAATGCGCATGA
- a CDS encoding YeeE/YedE thiosulfate transporter family protein, producing MMLMYGLFTGVLFGWLMQRARVLRYDRQLGALRLKDMTILKFMLSAILVASVGVHLLADLGLATLSVKGTQLGAQVIGGLLFGIGWAMLGYCPGTSWGALGEGRFDGLWGILGGWLGAALYAEAYPAMEASVLTWGDFGKQTLPGLLGINHWLVIALLVLGCLLLFRLFERKRL from the coding sequence ATGATGCTCATGTACGGGCTTTTCACCGGCGTGCTCTTCGGCTGGCTGATGCAGCGGGCCAGGGTGCTGCGCTACGACAGGCAGCTTGGCGCGTTGCGCCTCAAGGACATGACCATCCTCAAGTTCATGCTCTCGGCCATCCTGGTGGCCAGCGTGGGCGTGCATCTGCTGGCCGACCTGGGGCTGGCCACCCTCTCGGTCAAGGGGACCCAGCTCGGGGCGCAGGTCATTGGCGGCCTGCTGTTCGGCATCGGCTGGGCCATGCTCGGCTACTGCCCCGGCACATCCTGGGGCGCGTTGGGCGAGGGGCGTTTTGACGGGCTGTGGGGCATCCTGGGCGGCTGGCTCGGGGCCGCGCTCTACGCCGAGGCCTATCCGGCCATGGAGGCGAGCGTGCTCACCTGGGGCGATTTCGGCAAGCAGACCCTGCCCGGCCTGCTGGGCATCAACCACTGGCTGGTCATCGCTCTCCTGGTCCTGGGCTGCCTGCTGCTCTTCCGCCTTTTTGAGCGCAAGAGGCTCTGA
- a CDS encoding DUF3124 domain-containing protein: MVRVLPLLVSLCLLLLPATALAQRSLGQTLYVPCYSHIYHGPKNRSLDLTVTLSVRNIDPKLPLTLTAVDYYDTEGSLIRHELSKPQILAPLMTLEFMVHQRDSKGGSGANFLVRWEAAKPVNAPLVEAVMISTESGLGVSFTSGARVLED, encoded by the coding sequence ATGGTCAGAGTCCTGCCCCTTCTGGTGTCCCTGTGCCTGCTTCTGCTTCCGGCAACAGCCCTGGCCCAGCGTTCCCTGGGTCAGACCCTGTATGTCCCCTGCTACTCGCACATCTACCACGGCCCCAAAAACCGCTCCCTGGACCTGACCGTGACCTTGAGCGTGCGCAACATCGATCCCAAGCTGCCCCTGACCCTGACAGCGGTGGACTACTACGACACCGAGGGCAGCCTGATCCGGCATGAACTGTCCAAGCCGCAGATCCTGGCGCCGCTCATGACCCTGGAATTCATGGTCCACCAGCGCGACAGCAAGGGCGGGTCGGGCGCCAACTTCCTCGTCAGATGGGAGGCGGCCAAGCCGGTCAACGCCCCGCTGGTGGAGGCCGTGATGATCAGCACCGAGTCGGGCCTGGGGGTCTCCTTCACCAGCGGCGCGCGTGTGCTTGAGGACTAG
- a CDS encoding ABC transporter substrate-binding protein, with product MFTRLLTALFMVIMMIALTIPANAETIRVGFIPVGDCLQLYVAEEMGYFAEEGITVEKTPLKGGSLIAMAVEAGELDAGWSNTVSLVMAEDREFDFAILAPGAFETESHREHSLLVAKGSTITRFTDLKGKTVAINALGNINEIAITALAEENGMDSSTIKLVEVPFPQMLGALESGAVDAVLTLEPFVTLGKSSGARILEPAALKSYGDRFLIAAWFAKRTWMQEHPVIAEGFRRAVLKASEFIETNPAKAREMLTRHTKLSLELAQSITLPYFAQSIEDSDIQRIIDLTAKFSFIKKPFSAKRLLETSTQ from the coding sequence ATGTTCACACGCTTGCTGACCGCGCTCTTCATGGTGATCATGATGATCGCCCTGACCATCCCGGCCAATGCGGAAACCATCCGCGTGGGCTTCATCCCGGTCGGGGACTGCCTCCAACTCTATGTTGCCGAGGAAATGGGCTATTTTGCAGAGGAGGGCATCACTGTCGAGAAGACTCCGCTCAAGGGAGGCTCGCTCATTGCCATGGCCGTGGAGGCCGGTGAACTCGACGCAGGCTGGTCCAATACGGTGTCCCTGGTCATGGCCGAAGACCGGGAGTTCGACTTCGCCATACTGGCACCCGGTGCCTTTGAAACGGAAAGCCATCGCGAACACAGCCTGCTGGTCGCAAAAGGCTCGACCATCACACGCTTTACCGACCTGAAGGGCAAGACCGTCGCCATCAACGCTCTCGGCAACATCAACGAGATCGCCATTACAGCCCTGGCAGAAGAAAACGGCATGGACAGCTCGACCATCAAACTTGTCGAGGTTCCCTTCCCTCAGATGCTCGGGGCGCTTGAAAGCGGTGCTGTTGACGCAGTACTCACCCTTGAACCATTCGTCACACTTGGCAAATCCAGCGGCGCGCGCATTCTGGAACCAGCTGCGCTCAAATCATACGGCGACCGGTTCCTCATCGCAGCATGGTTCGCCAAGCGGACATGGATGCAAGAGCATCCCGTGATCGCCGAAGGATTCAGGCGCGCGGTGCTCAAAGCCTCGGAGTTCATCGAGACAAACCCGGCCAAGGCGAGAGAGATGCTCACGCGACACACAAAACTGAGCCTTGAGCTGGCACAGTCGATCACACTCCCCTATTTCGCCCAATCCATCGAAGACAGCGACATCCAGCGCATCATCGACCTGACCGCCAAGTTCTCCTTCATCAAAAAGCCCTTTTCCGCCAAGCGGCTTCTTGAAACGAGCACGCAATAG
- a CDS encoding phosphopantetheine-binding protein: MSITRAQLLQMFLDSGIEKSVVDGLKPGTPLTKQGLDSVDYPAILLTIKEKLNIEIGDKDACELKTLEDFENCINKR, encoded by the coding sequence ATGAGTATCACCCGCGCACAGTTGCTGCAGATGTTTTTGGACTCTGGAATCGAAAAATCCGTTGTGGACGGCCTCAAGCCCGGCACCCCCCTGACCAAACAGGGTCTCGATTCGGTGGACTACCCGGCAATCCTGCTGACCATCAAGGAGAAGCTGAACATCGAGATCGGCGACAAGGATGCATGCGAACTCAAAACCCTCGAAGATTTCGAGAACTGCATCAACAAGAGATAG
- a CDS encoding ABC transporter permease has translation MRMSLSPRCGGYAFAAMLILVWWAGTASNVLARGQIPSPGDVLLALTDDPRLFINAIFKTVRQTMIAFAIGAAAGLTLGLCHGVFPTLRNTTGPCIEGLRPLPSIALIPIAIVFVGMGDSLNVTIAAFACAWPIFINTHDGVKGINPLLFDTAFTIGITRRRLFQSVILQAALPMAMTGLRIGLGIAFAVEVSVEMVIPKTGIGALATTAALSGHNALLYATIAAAAMTGLMLNQAFRWTEFALLRNYGPQWSKRT, from the coding sequence ATGCGCATGAGTCTGTCCCCGCGCTGTGGCGGCTATGCCTTTGCAGCCATGCTCATCCTTGTGTGGTGGGCCGGAACAGCATCCAACGTGCTTGCCAGAGGCCAAATCCCATCCCCCGGCGACGTCTTGCTGGCACTGACAGATGACCCACGCCTTTTCATCAACGCGATCTTCAAGACGGTACGCCAGACCATGATCGCCTTTGCCATAGGCGCAGCAGCAGGCCTCACCCTTGGGCTGTGCCACGGCGTCTTTCCCACGCTACGCAACACGACCGGCCCGTGCATCGAAGGGCTCCGCCCACTCCCTTCCATCGCGTTGATCCCCATAGCCATCGTGTTTGTCGGAATGGGCGACTCCCTCAACGTGACCATCGCCGCCTTTGCCTGCGCATGGCCGATATTCATCAACACCCATGACGGCGTAAAGGGAATCAACCCCCTGTTGTTCGATACGGCTTTCACCATCGGCATCACCCGGCGACGCCTTTTCCAGAGCGTGATTCTCCAGGCCGCCCTTCCGATGGCAATGACCGGACTTCGCATCGGGCTCGGCATCGCATTCGCCGTCGAGGTCTCAGTGGAGATGGTCATCCCGAAAACCGGCATCGGCGCGCTTGCCACCACGGCGGCGCTTTCCGGGCACAATGCGCTCCTCTACGCGACGATTGCTGCGGCAGCCATGACTGGCCTGATGCTCAATCAGGCATTCAGATGGACAGAATTCGCACTCCTGCGAAACTATGGCCCCCAGTGGAGCAAACGAACATGA
- a CDS encoding GNAT family N-acetyltransferase: protein MDRFKPEDAEGVARLYHAVYGDAFPIEYVYDPARIQEANLGPDLHQIVARTQAGDVVGLSALFRVAPGKGILESGALMILPEYRLGTLIFRLIDLTQKMAEDELQLNAVFGQSVTDHLTTQKINRTYGFQPFAFEIESMPPRPDGDGARISLLDEFRVLRDSPHDVYLPHAYASFLRDIYAERGLERSFRAGTGQRGETVWETQSMGAASLAKVMVTEVGADFPKVLQGLETAHPGCHAYQLQLPLWHPGLPWAVEEARERGYCLGGLLPLWADRDVLLMQKVAGEPDFTVPRILTEQAKALVACIRADRESLK, encoded by the coding sequence GTGGATCGGTTCAAGCCCGAGGACGCCGAGGGTGTCGCACGTCTGTATCATGCTGTCTACGGAGACGCTTTCCCCATAGAGTATGTTTATGATCCTGCACGTATTCAGGAGGCCAACCTGGGGCCGGATCTGCATCAGATTGTCGCCCGGACCCAAGCCGGTGACGTGGTCGGACTCTCGGCTCTGTTCCGGGTCGCGCCCGGCAAGGGCATCCTTGAATCCGGCGCCCTGATGATCCTGCCGGAATACCGTCTGGGGACCTTGATTTTTCGTCTCATTGACCTGACGCAGAAGATGGCCGAGGACGAATTGCAACTGAACGCCGTCTTCGGGCAAAGCGTCACTGACCACCTGACGACGCAGAAGATCAATCGCACGTATGGATTTCAGCCGTTCGCCTTTGAGATCGAGAGCATGCCGCCACGTCCGGATGGTGACGGGGCCAGGATTTCCCTTCTCGACGAATTTCGGGTGCTCAGGGACAGTCCGCATGATGTCTACCTCCCGCACGCCTATGCCTCGTTCCTGAGGGATATCTACGCGGAGAGGGGGCTTGAGCGGAGCTTTCGGGCCGGAACAGGGCAGAGGGGCGAGACCGTGTGGGAGACGCAGTCAATGGGCGCTGCCTCACTGGCAAAAGTGATGGTGACAGAAGTCGGGGCGGATTTTCCAAAGGTCTTGCAGGGGTTGGAAACAGCCCACCCTGGTTGTCATGCGTACCAGTTGCAGCTCCCGCTGTGGCACCCCGGTCTTCCTTGGGCCGTCGAGGAGGCGAGGGAGCGGGGGTACTGCCTTGGCGGGCTCCTGCCGCTCTGGGCGGATCGGGATGTTCTGCTGATGCAGAAAGTCGCGGGGGAGCCTGATTTCACCGTGCCCCGCATCCTGACCGAGCAGGCAAAGGCGCTGGTGGCCTGCATCAGGGCGGACAGGGAAAGTCTGAAATAA
- a CDS encoding potassium channel family protein — MRLLKKLKALRLRLRTKYAVSWSLGVGSTIFACVITAGITGYMTLEGWSFIDSFYMVVITLSTVGYMEVQPLSDAGRLMTAGIILGGVGSFAYLMGTMSQVIIEGRLQHIWGKRRVNKLIKGLRGHFIICGYGRIGSVVVEEIEKEGHPMVVIEKDPEALMILESKGILFISGDATLDEVLLSAGLEHARCLITALSQDAANVFVTLTARQLNPQLTIVARTDTESHIPRLKRAGADRVVMPYNIGGLRMAQSVLRPTVTNLLDLAGRGDIDLQMEELLVSSESGLVDKLVKDSGIRANFEVIIVCIKTPDGQMVFNPGPNTVIRAGDLLIALGKPENMPRLQAVCQPEV; from the coding sequence ATGAGGCTTCTCAAGAAGCTCAAGGCGCTGCGTCTGCGCCTGCGCACCAAGTATGCCGTTTCCTGGTCCCTTGGTGTGGGATCGACCATCTTCGCCTGCGTGATCACGGCTGGGATCACCGGATACATGACCCTTGAGGGCTGGAGTTTCATCGACAGCTTCTACATGGTGGTCATCACCCTTTCCACTGTTGGCTACATGGAGGTCCAGCCGCTCTCGGACGCGGGCAGGCTGATGACGGCGGGCATCATTCTCGGCGGGGTGGGCAGCTTTGCCTATCTCATGGGCACCATGTCCCAGGTGATCATCGAGGGTCGCCTGCAACACATCTGGGGGAAACGCAGAGTGAACAAGCTCATCAAGGGGTTGCGCGGCCACTTCATCATTTGCGGCTATGGCCGCATCGGCAGCGTGGTCGTCGAGGAGATCGAGAAGGAAGGCCATCCCATGGTGGTCATCGAAAAGGACCCGGAAGCGCTCATGATCCTGGAGAGCAAGGGTATACTGTTCATCAGCGGCGACGCGACCCTGGACGAGGTGCTGCTCTCGGCCGGGCTGGAACACGCGCGCTGCCTGATCACGGCCCTGAGCCAGGACGCGGCCAACGTCTTTGTCACCCTCACGGCGCGCCAGCTCAATCCCCAATTGACTATCGTGGCCCGCACCGACACCGAGTCGCACATCCCGCGCCTCAAGCGGGCCGGGGCCGACCGGGTGGTCATGCCCTACAACATCGGCGGGTTGCGCATGGCCCAGAGCGTGCTGCGGCCCACAGTGACCAACCTGCTCGATCTGGCCGGGCGGGGCGACATCGACCTGCAGATGGAAGAGCTGCTGGTCAGCTCCGAGTCCGGGCTGGTGGACAAGCTGGTCAAGGATTCAGGCATCCGGGCCAATTTCGAGGTGATCATCGTCTGCATCAAGACCCCTGATGGGCAGATGGTCTTCAACCCCGGCCCCAACACGGTCATCAGGGCGGGCGACCTGCTCATCGCCCTGGGCAAGCCTGAGAACATGCCGCGGCTTCAGGCCGTGTGCCAGCCGGAGGTGTGA
- a CDS encoding YeeE/YedE thiosulfate transporter family protein: MRQLDRGMNPYLAGALAGLVLTLSVLVAGKYFGASTSFVRSAGLVEQIVAPQHVENTGYFMKYLAKEPGIDWQWMFVLGIFFGSFFAANATDSFRWTDLPDTWRDRFGPGRGKRFLMAFGGGAVALFGARMAGGCPSGHGLSGVAQLSVSSLVAMVCFFAGGLVMARILYPGRQS; encoded by the coding sequence ATGCGACAATTGGACAGGGGCATGAACCCCTACCTGGCCGGGGCGCTGGCCGGGCTGGTGCTGACGCTCTCGGTGCTCGTGGCCGGAAAGTATTTTGGGGCGTCCACCTCGTTTGTGCGCTCGGCTGGGCTGGTGGAGCAGATCGTGGCTCCGCAGCACGTCGAGAACACCGGGTATTTCATGAAATACCTGGCCAAGGAGCCGGGCATTGACTGGCAGTGGATGTTCGTGCTGGGCATCTTCTTCGGCTCGTTCTTTGCCGCCAATGCCACGGATTCCTTTCGCTGGACCGACCTGCCGGACACCTGGCGCGACCGGTTCGGACCGGGCCGGGGCAAGCGGTTCCTGATGGCCTTTGGCGGCGGGGCCGTGGCCTTGTTCGGGGCGCGCATGGCGGGCGGCTGCCCCAGCGGCCACGGCCTGTCGGGCGTGGCCCAGCTTTCGGTCAGCAGCCTGGTGGCCATGGTCTGCTTTTTTGCGGGCGGGCTGGTCATGGCCCGCATTCTCTATCCGGGGAGGCAGTCATGA
- a CDS encoding cation:proton antiporter gives MPELASVSIALILVAGILCQWLAWRLKLPAIIFLLACGILAGPVLGWVNPDRLMGSLLFPFVSLSVAVILFEGSLTLKLRDIPGLERMIRNMITLGVLITWVIVAVAVRLLLDFSWEIAWLFGAIMVVTGPTVIMPMLRAVRPRESIAQVLQWESILIDPIGAILAVLVFQFIVAGGVQGGMAAGGLAFGRILLIGVVFGIGAGHLLGLLLRKYWVPQYLQSVIALAMVCGIFALSNLMESESGLLSVTVMGLWLTNMKGVDLDDILHFKESLSLLLISVLFIVLAARMDLAGFVALGWPALGVFAAIQFLARPLSVQACALGSRLSMPERHLLCWIAPRGIVAAAITAIFAIKLEALGHADAHHLVPLTFTVIIGTVLLQSTTARFIAKKLDVAEPEPRGFLLVGANTVAQAIGEALMENGCKVLLADQNWSLIRDAKLKGLPAYWGNPVSEHAERHLNLVGIGHLLALSANIELNALATQYYRQALEPRRIFSIRVRPRQEGRDAAKTAFRYGGRVLFDNEITHRDLERRLREGADIRRTSLTEEFSFKDYLDDQSMRRLPLFAIDDADGIHVLTPDADFTPKAGWSILALSWETAQPEEAELDPED, from the coding sequence ATGCCTGAGCTGGCGAGTGTCTCCATAGCGTTGATCCTGGTTGCCGGGATACTTTGCCAGTGGCTGGCCTGGCGGCTGAAGCTGCCCGCCATCATTTTCCTGCTCGCCTGCGGCATCCTGGCCGGCCCGGTCCTGGGCTGGGTGAATCCCGACCGGCTGATGGGCAGCCTGCTCTTCCCCTTTGTCTCCCTGTCCGTTGCGGTCATCCTGTTCGAGGGCAGCCTGACCCTCAAGCTGCGCGACATCCCCGGCCTGGAGCGGATGATCCGCAACATGATCACCCTGGGCGTGCTGATCACCTGGGTCATCGTGGCCGTGGCTGTCCGCCTGCTGCTCGATTTCTCCTGGGAGATCGCCTGGTTGTTCGGGGCCATCATGGTGGTCACCGGGCCGACCGTGATCATGCCCATGCTGCGCGCGGTCCGGCCCAGGGAAAGCATTGCCCAGGTGCTGCAATGGGAGAGCATCCTCATCGACCCCATCGGCGCCATCCTGGCGGTGCTGGTATTCCAGTTCATCGTGGCCGGGGGCGTGCAGGGCGGCATGGCCGCCGGGGGGCTGGCCTTTGGCCGGATACTGCTCATCGGCGTGGTCTTTGGCATCGGGGCGGGACATCTGCTCGGCCTGCTGCTCAGGAAATACTGGGTTCCGCAGTACCTGCAAAGCGTCATCGCCCTGGCCATGGTCTGCGGCATTTTTGCCCTGTCCAACCTGATGGAGAGTGAATCCGGGCTGCTCTCGGTCACGGTCATGGGGCTGTGGCTGACGAACATGAAGGGCGTGGACCTGGACGACATCCTGCACTTCAAGGAGAGCCTGAGCCTGCTGCTCATCTCCGTGCTCTTCATCGTCCTGGCCGCGCGCATGGATCTGGCGGGCTTCGTGGCGCTGGGCTGGCCCGCTCTGGGCGTGTTCGCGGCCATCCAGTTCCTGGCCCGGCCCTTGAGCGTGCAGGCGTGCGCCCTGGGGTCCAGGCTGAGCATGCCCGAACGGCACCTGCTCTGCTGGATCGCGCCGCGCGGCATCGTGGCCGCGGCCATCACGGCCATCTTCGCCATCAAGCTGGAGGCTCTCGGCCATGCGGACGCGCACCATCTGGTGCCGCTGACATTCACGGTCATCATCGGGACCGTCCTGCTCCAGAGCACCACGGCCCGGTTCATCGCCAAAAAGCTCGATGTGGCCGAGCCCGAGCCCAGGGGCTTCCTCCTGGTCGGGGCCAACACGGTGGCCCAGGCCATCGGAGAGGCGCTGATGGAGAACGGCTGCAAGGTGCTGCTCGCGGACCAGAACTGGTCGCTGATCCGGGACGCCAAGCTCAAGGGGCTGCCCGCCTACTGGGGCAACCCGGTTTCAGAGCACGCGGAGCGGCATCTGAATCTGGTGGGCATCGGCCATCTGCTGGCCCTCTCGGCAAACATCGAACTGAACGCCCTGGCCACCCAATACTACCGGCAGGCGCTCGAACCCAGGCGCATCTTCAGCATCCGCGTTCGGCCCAGGCAGGAGGGCCGGGACGCGGCCAAGACGGCCTTCCGGTACGGGGGCCGGGTGCTCTTCGACAACGAGATCACCCACCGTGATCTGGAGCGGCGGCTGCGCGAGGGGGCGGACATCAGGCGGACCTCCCTGACCGAGGAATTCTCCTTCAAGGACTACCTGGACGACCAGAGCATGCGCCGCCTGCCCCTTTTCGCCATCGACGACGCAGACGGTATCCACGTCCTCACCCCGGACGCGGACTTCACCCCCAAGGCCGGTTGGTCCATCCTGGCCCTTTCCTGGGAGACCGCCCAGCCGGAGGAGGCGGAACTTGACCCGGAAGATTGA
- a CDS encoding ABC transporter permease, producing MRRINWHGIMFCVAIAAAWELLSTLQIVSPRLFPPLSLILSHLIDLTVSGTLPQVLAQTLLRMLAGLIAASVVMVPLGIWAGRSQRLWLLISPTVESLRSLPPALVILPAMLLLGIGNSMKIFAVFFAAAFPLLLNTMDGVRAIPLMFIDTARTLRTGNRTMLFEVVVPAAAPGIFSGLKSAVPIAFIVAILAEMIGGTDGIGHFLMKSQRSFDIPQMYAATFATAVGGGVLAVILNCVESACLVWYSGWKRFSGRDCPPFPATNHRNTTKDRS from the coding sequence ATGAGACGCATCAATTGGCATGGCATCATGTTCTGTGTCGCGATTGCAGCCGCCTGGGAACTGCTGTCCACACTGCAGATCGTGTCGCCCCGCCTGTTTCCCCCCCTGTCTTTGATTCTCTCGCACCTGATCGACCTCACCGTGTCGGGCACGCTCCCACAAGTGCTTGCGCAGACATTGCTCCGCATGCTCGCGGGACTCATCGCGGCATCGGTTGTCATGGTGCCCCTCGGCATCTGGGCCGGACGGTCGCAACGCCTCTGGCTGCTCATCTCGCCCACGGTGGAGAGCCTTCGCTCCCTGCCTCCGGCACTGGTCATCCTGCCTGCCATGCTCCTCCTTGGCATTGGGAATTCCATGAAAATCTTCGCGGTCTTCTTCGCTGCCGCCTTTCCTCTCCTGCTCAACACCATGGACGGCGTCAGAGCGATACCCTTGATGTTCATCGACACTGCCAGGACACTGCGAACCGGCAACCGCACCATGCTTTTCGAGGTCGTCGTTCCGGCAGCAGCTCCCGGCATTTTTTCGGGTTTGAAGAGCGCGGTTCCCATCGCCTTCATCGTCGCCATCCTTGCGGAGATGATCGGCGGAACAGACGGCATCGGCCATTTCCTCATGAAAAGTCAGCGCTCATTCGATATCCCCCAGATGTACGCGGCGACCTTTGCCACGGCAGTGGGAGGGGGCGTGCTCGCCGTAATCCTGAATTGCGTTGAATCAGCCTGCCTTGTCTGGTACTCAGGCTGGAAACGATTCTCTGGCAGAGACTGCCCTCCGTTTCCGGCGACCAACCACAGAAATACGACAAAAGATCGGAGCTGA